A single genomic interval of Lynx canadensis isolate LIC74 chromosome A2, mLynCan4.pri.v2, whole genome shotgun sequence harbors:
- the ADGRE5 gene encoding adhesion G protein-coupled receptor E5 isoform X4 yields the protein MGGTGHSVFFLLYVLCVLWTLFEAESQKTSDCARWCPLNSRCVNATACRCSPGFTSLSGDIFTNLLENCDDINECGPPLAVSCGKFADCQNTEGSYHCECSPGYQLASGAKTFKNESENTCQDVDECSFRPPVCHNSTVCVNTVGSYRCRCRRGWELKPGFQNKQMNTTCQEMSFPAWTEPPGIKSQRLSNFFKKVQVLRRDFKPALAQDTIQNLITSVDELLEVPSDLDALALPERHKMATHLLSELERVLRTLAKAMPGASFTYRSPLNTELSLMIQEQGDGYTTIGQSHARMLLDWAVAAAARDSDPTVMGILSSWKMQKLLANASLELDPETKAKLKDLHQSPVRGAQYELLSAVNLVFLSNTNTEHLDSPVTFAFSHPMKTPGPRQGLVCAFWKSDDRGGGHWNTTGCWTRGTSNDSTTCQCSHLSSFAVLMAHYDIEDPKLALITKVGLALSLVCLLLCILTFLLVRPIQGSRTTVHLHLCICLFVGSAIFLAGIENEGGQVGLRCRLVAGLLHYCFLAAFCWMSLEGLELYFLVVRVFHGQGLSKCWLYLIGYGVPLLIVAISAAVRHEHYGRSLYCWLDPEDGFLWSFLGPVIFIVLFNAVIFVTTVWKLTQKFSEINPDMKKLKKARVLTITAVAQLFLLGSTWVFGLFLFNPHSWVLSYTFTVLNCLQGFFLFIFHCLLNKKVREEYRKWAGWVTGNRYSEFTTSSSNQTQAHRPSESGM from the exons ATGGGAGGCACCGGCCACAGCGTCTTTTTCCTCCTTTACG TGCTGTGTGTCTTGTGGACCCTGTTCGAAGCTGAATCCCAGAAAACCAGTG ACTGTGCTCGCTGGTGCCCCCTGAACTCCAGATGTGTCAACGCCACGGCCTGTCGCTGCTCTCCGGGGTTCACTTCTTTATCTGGGGACATCTTCACCAACCTCTTGGAGAATTGTGATG ACATCAATGAGTGTGGGCCACCCTTGGCAGTGTCCTGTGGAAAATTTGCAGACTGCCAGAACACAGAGGGGAGCTACCACTGCGAATGCAGCCCTGGATACCAGCTTGCTTCTGGGGCAAAAACGTTCAAGAATGAGAGTGAGAACACGTGTCAAG ATGTGGACGAGTGCAGCTTCCGGCCGCCTGTGTGCCACAACTCCACCGTCTGCGTCAACACTGTGGGCTCATACAGGTGCCGCTGCCGCCGCGGCTGGGAGCTCAAACCCGGATtccagaataagcaaatgaaCACCACCTGTCAAG AGATGTCCTTCCCTGCCTGGACCGAACCCCCTGGAATCAAGAGCCAG aGACTCTccaacttctttaaaaaagtccAAGTTCTGCGCAGAGACTTCAAGCCGGCCTTGGCTCAGGACACCATCCAG AACCTCATCACGTCAGTGGATGAGCTGCTGGAAGTCCCCAGTGACCTGGACGCCTTGGCCCTGCCTGAAAGGCACAAGATggccacccacctcctctctgagcTTGAAAGAGTCCTAAGGACCTTGGCCAAGGCcatgcctggagcctccttcaccTACCGTTCCCCTTTGAACACAG AGCTGTCCCTGATGATCCAGGAGCAAGGGGACGGATACACCACCATAGGCCAGAGCCATGCACGGATGCTGCTGGACTGGGCTGTGGCAGCCGCAGCCAGGGACTCAG ACCCTACCGTGATGGGCATCCTCTCCAGCTGGAAAATGCAGAAATTGCTGGCCAACGCCTCCTTGGAGTTGGACCCTGAGACGAAAGCTAAGCTAAAAGATCTCCACCAAAGTCCTGTCCGTGGCGCCCAGTACGAGCTCCTCTCAGCCGTCAATTTGGTCTTTCTGAGCAACACAAACACCGAGCACCTTGACTCCCCGGTCACCTTTGCCTTCTCCCACCCT ATGAAGACGCCCGGACCGCGGCAGGGGCTGGTGTGTGCATTCTGGAAGAGTGACGACAGGGGCGGAGGGCACTGGAACACCACGGGCTGCTGGACCCGGGGCACCAGTAATGACAGCACCACGTGCCAGTGCAGCCACCTGAGCAGCTTTGCCGTCCTCATGGCCCACTATGACATAGAG GACCCGAAGCTGGCCCTGATCACCAAGGTGGGGCTGGCGCTGTCGCTAGTCTGCCTGCTGCTATGCATTCTCACCTTCCTGCTGGTGCGGCCCATCCAGGGCTCGCGCACCACCGTGCACCTGCATCTCTGCATCTGCCTCTTCGTGGGCTCCGCCATCTTCCTGGCGGGCATCGAGAACGAAGGCGGCCAG gTGGGGCTGCGCTGCCGCCTGGTGGCCGGACTGTTGCACTACTGCTTCCTGGCCGCTTTCTGCTGGATGAGCCTCGAGGGACTGGAGCTCTACTTCCTGGTGGTGCGCGTGTTCCACGGCCAGGGCCTGAGCAAGTGCTGGCTCTACCTGATCGGCTATGGGGTGCCCCTGCTCATCGTGGCCATCTCGGCGGCCGTCAGACACGAGCACTACGGCCGCTCCCTCTA TTGCTGGTTGGACCCAGAAGATGGCTTCCTCTGGAGCTTCCTGGGACCTGTGATCTTCATCGTTCTG TTCAATGCTGTCATCTTCGTGACTACTGTCTGGAAACTCACGCAGAAGTTTTCTGAGATCAACCCAGACATGAAGAAACTTAAGAAGGCCAG GGTGCTGACCATCACGGCTGTTGCTCAGCTCTTTCTGCTGGGCAGCACCTGGGTCTTCGGCCTGTTCCTCTTTAACCCACACAGCTGGGTGCTGTCCTACACCTTCACCGTCCTCAACTGCCTGCAAggcttcttcctcttcatcttccaCTGCCTGCTCAACAAGAAG GTGAGGGAGGAGTACCGGAAGTGGGCCGGCTGGGTCACCGGGAACAGGTACTCGGAGTTCACCACCTCCTCATCCAACCAGACTCAG GCCCACAGGCCTTCGGAGTCCGGCATGTGA
- the ADGRE5 gene encoding adhesion G protein-coupled receptor E5 isoform X1 produces the protein MGGTGHSVFFLLYVLCVLWTLFEAESQKTSDCARWCPLNSRCVNATACRCSPGFTSLSGDIFTNLLENCDDINECGPPLAVSCGKFADCQNTEGSYHCECSPGYQLASGAKTFKNESENTCQDVDKCQRKPRLCKGRSICINTQGNYTCRCPPGLELNLSDPNVCSDVNECTSGQNPCHNTTHCLNNIGSYECRCRPGWKPIPGSPNGPNNTVCEDVDECSFRPPVCHNSTVCVNTVGSYRCRCRRGWELKPGFQNKQMNTTCQEMSFPAWTEPPGIKSQRLSNFFKKVQVLRRDFKPALAQDTIQNLITSVDELLEVPSDLDALALPERHKMATHLLSELERVLRTLAKAMPGASFTYRSPLNTELSLMIQEQGDGYTTIGQSHARMLLDWAVAAAARDSDPTVMGILSSWKMQKLLANASLELDPETKAKLKDLHQSPVRGAQYELLSAVNLVFLSNTNTEHLDSPVTFAFSHPMKTPGPRQGLVCAFWKSDDRGGGHWNTTGCWTRGTSNDSTTCQCSHLSSFAVLMAHYDIEDPKLALITKVGLALSLVCLLLCILTFLLVRPIQGSRTTVHLHLCICLFVGSAIFLAGIENEGGQVGLRCRLVAGLLHYCFLAAFCWMSLEGLELYFLVVRVFHGQGLSKCWLYLIGYGVPLLIVAISAAVRHEHYGRSLYCWLDPEDGFLWSFLGPVIFIVLFNAVIFVTTVWKLTQKFSEINPDMKKLKKARVLTITAVAQLFLLGSTWVFGLFLFNPHSWVLSYTFTVLNCLQGFFLFIFHCLLNKKVREEYRKWAGWVTGNRYSEFTTSSSNQTQAHRPSESGM, from the exons ATGGGAGGCACCGGCCACAGCGTCTTTTTCCTCCTTTACG TGCTGTGTGTCTTGTGGACCCTGTTCGAAGCTGAATCCCAGAAAACCAGTG ACTGTGCTCGCTGGTGCCCCCTGAACTCCAGATGTGTCAACGCCACGGCCTGTCGCTGCTCTCCGGGGTTCACTTCTTTATCTGGGGACATCTTCACCAACCTCTTGGAGAATTGTGATG ACATCAATGAGTGTGGGCCACCCTTGGCAGTGTCCTGTGGAAAATTTGCAGACTGCCAGAACACAGAGGGGAGCTACCACTGCGAATGCAGCCCTGGATACCAGCTTGCTTCTGGGGCAAAAACGTTCAAGAATGAGAGTGAGAACACGTGTCAAG ACGTGGACAAATGTCAGCGGAAACCCAGACTCTGTAAAGGCCGCAGCATCTGCATCAACACCCAGGGCAACTACACCTGCAGGTGCCCACCCGGCTTGGAGCTCAACCTGAGCGACCCAAACGTGTGCTCAG ATGTGAATGAATGTACCTCGGGGCAAAACCCGTGCCACAACACCACCCACTGCCTCAACAACATTGGGAGCTATGAGTGCCGCTGCCGCCCTGGCTGGAAGCCCATTCCTGGGTCCCCCAATGGCCCAAACAACACCGTCTGTGAAG ATGTGGACGAGTGCAGCTTCCGGCCGCCTGTGTGCCACAACTCCACCGTCTGCGTCAACACTGTGGGCTCATACAGGTGCCGCTGCCGCCGCGGCTGGGAGCTCAAACCCGGATtccagaataagcaaatgaaCACCACCTGTCAAG AGATGTCCTTCCCTGCCTGGACCGAACCCCCTGGAATCAAGAGCCAG aGACTCTccaacttctttaaaaaagtccAAGTTCTGCGCAGAGACTTCAAGCCGGCCTTGGCTCAGGACACCATCCAG AACCTCATCACGTCAGTGGATGAGCTGCTGGAAGTCCCCAGTGACCTGGACGCCTTGGCCCTGCCTGAAAGGCACAAGATggccacccacctcctctctgagcTTGAAAGAGTCCTAAGGACCTTGGCCAAGGCcatgcctggagcctccttcaccTACCGTTCCCCTTTGAACACAG AGCTGTCCCTGATGATCCAGGAGCAAGGGGACGGATACACCACCATAGGCCAGAGCCATGCACGGATGCTGCTGGACTGGGCTGTGGCAGCCGCAGCCAGGGACTCAG ACCCTACCGTGATGGGCATCCTCTCCAGCTGGAAAATGCAGAAATTGCTGGCCAACGCCTCCTTGGAGTTGGACCCTGAGACGAAAGCTAAGCTAAAAGATCTCCACCAAAGTCCTGTCCGTGGCGCCCAGTACGAGCTCCTCTCAGCCGTCAATTTGGTCTTTCTGAGCAACACAAACACCGAGCACCTTGACTCCCCGGTCACCTTTGCCTTCTCCCACCCT ATGAAGACGCCCGGACCGCGGCAGGGGCTGGTGTGTGCATTCTGGAAGAGTGACGACAGGGGCGGAGGGCACTGGAACACCACGGGCTGCTGGACCCGGGGCACCAGTAATGACAGCACCACGTGCCAGTGCAGCCACCTGAGCAGCTTTGCCGTCCTCATGGCCCACTATGACATAGAG GACCCGAAGCTGGCCCTGATCACCAAGGTGGGGCTGGCGCTGTCGCTAGTCTGCCTGCTGCTATGCATTCTCACCTTCCTGCTGGTGCGGCCCATCCAGGGCTCGCGCACCACCGTGCACCTGCATCTCTGCATCTGCCTCTTCGTGGGCTCCGCCATCTTCCTGGCGGGCATCGAGAACGAAGGCGGCCAG gTGGGGCTGCGCTGCCGCCTGGTGGCCGGACTGTTGCACTACTGCTTCCTGGCCGCTTTCTGCTGGATGAGCCTCGAGGGACTGGAGCTCTACTTCCTGGTGGTGCGCGTGTTCCACGGCCAGGGCCTGAGCAAGTGCTGGCTCTACCTGATCGGCTATGGGGTGCCCCTGCTCATCGTGGCCATCTCGGCGGCCGTCAGACACGAGCACTACGGCCGCTCCCTCTA TTGCTGGTTGGACCCAGAAGATGGCTTCCTCTGGAGCTTCCTGGGACCTGTGATCTTCATCGTTCTG TTCAATGCTGTCATCTTCGTGACTACTGTCTGGAAACTCACGCAGAAGTTTTCTGAGATCAACCCAGACATGAAGAAACTTAAGAAGGCCAG GGTGCTGACCATCACGGCTGTTGCTCAGCTCTTTCTGCTGGGCAGCACCTGGGTCTTCGGCCTGTTCCTCTTTAACCCACACAGCTGGGTGCTGTCCTACACCTTCACCGTCCTCAACTGCCTGCAAggcttcttcctcttcatcttccaCTGCCTGCTCAACAAGAAG GTGAGGGAGGAGTACCGGAAGTGGGCCGGCTGGGTCACCGGGAACAGGTACTCGGAGTTCACCACCTCCTCATCCAACCAGACTCAG GCCCACAGGCCTTCGGAGTCCGGCATGTGA
- the ADGRE5 gene encoding adhesion G protein-coupled receptor E5 isoform X2, whose translation MGGTGHSVFFLLYVLCVLWTLFEAESQKTSDCARWCPLNSRCVNATACRCSPGFTSLSGDIFTNLLENCDDINECGPPLAVSCGKFADCQNTEGSYHCECSPGYQLASGAKTFKNESENTCQDVDKCQRKPRLCKGRSICINTQGNYTCRCPPGLELNLSDPNVCSDVNECTSGQNPCHNTTHCLNNIGSYECRCRPGWKPIPGSPNGPNNTVCEDVDECSFRPPVCHNSTVCVNTVGSYRCRCRRGWELKPGFQNKQMNTTCQEMSFPAWTEPPGIKSQRLSNFFKKVQVLRRDFKPALAQDTIQVRPRPARGLIRHPEPPITAPLFSELSLMIQEQGDGYTTIGQSHARMLLDWAVAAAARDSDPTVMGILSSWKMQKLLANASLELDPETKAKLKDLHQSPVRGAQYELLSAVNLVFLSNTNTEHLDSPVTFAFSHPMKTPGPRQGLVCAFWKSDDRGGGHWNTTGCWTRGTSNDSTTCQCSHLSSFAVLMAHYDIEDPKLALITKVGLALSLVCLLLCILTFLLVRPIQGSRTTVHLHLCICLFVGSAIFLAGIENEGGQVGLRCRLVAGLLHYCFLAAFCWMSLEGLELYFLVVRVFHGQGLSKCWLYLIGYGVPLLIVAISAAVRHEHYGRSLYCWLDPEDGFLWSFLGPVIFIVLFNAVIFVTTVWKLTQKFSEINPDMKKLKKARVLTITAVAQLFLLGSTWVFGLFLFNPHSWVLSYTFTVLNCLQGFFLFIFHCLLNKKVREEYRKWAGWVTGNRYSEFTTSSSNQTQAHRPSESGM comes from the exons ATGGGAGGCACCGGCCACAGCGTCTTTTTCCTCCTTTACG TGCTGTGTGTCTTGTGGACCCTGTTCGAAGCTGAATCCCAGAAAACCAGTG ACTGTGCTCGCTGGTGCCCCCTGAACTCCAGATGTGTCAACGCCACGGCCTGTCGCTGCTCTCCGGGGTTCACTTCTTTATCTGGGGACATCTTCACCAACCTCTTGGAGAATTGTGATG ACATCAATGAGTGTGGGCCACCCTTGGCAGTGTCCTGTGGAAAATTTGCAGACTGCCAGAACACAGAGGGGAGCTACCACTGCGAATGCAGCCCTGGATACCAGCTTGCTTCTGGGGCAAAAACGTTCAAGAATGAGAGTGAGAACACGTGTCAAG ACGTGGACAAATGTCAGCGGAAACCCAGACTCTGTAAAGGCCGCAGCATCTGCATCAACACCCAGGGCAACTACACCTGCAGGTGCCCACCCGGCTTGGAGCTCAACCTGAGCGACCCAAACGTGTGCTCAG ATGTGAATGAATGTACCTCGGGGCAAAACCCGTGCCACAACACCACCCACTGCCTCAACAACATTGGGAGCTATGAGTGCCGCTGCCGCCCTGGCTGGAAGCCCATTCCTGGGTCCCCCAATGGCCCAAACAACACCGTCTGTGAAG ATGTGGACGAGTGCAGCTTCCGGCCGCCTGTGTGCCACAACTCCACCGTCTGCGTCAACACTGTGGGCTCATACAGGTGCCGCTGCCGCCGCGGCTGGGAGCTCAAACCCGGATtccagaataagcaaatgaaCACCACCTGTCAAG AGATGTCCTTCCCTGCCTGGACCGAACCCCCTGGAATCAAGAGCCAG aGACTCTccaacttctttaaaaaagtccAAGTTCTGCGCAGAGACTTCAAGCCGGCCTTGGCTCAGGACACCATCCAG GTGAGACCTCGCCCTGCCCGGGGCCTCATCCGGCACCCAGAGCCCCCGATCACTGCCCCTCTCTTCTCAGAGCTGTCCCTGATGATCCAGGAGCAAGGGGACGGATACACCACCATAGGCCAGAGCCATGCACGGATGCTGCTGGACTGGGCTGTGGCAGCCGCAGCCAGGGACTCAG ACCCTACCGTGATGGGCATCCTCTCCAGCTGGAAAATGCAGAAATTGCTGGCCAACGCCTCCTTGGAGTTGGACCCTGAGACGAAAGCTAAGCTAAAAGATCTCCACCAAAGTCCTGTCCGTGGCGCCCAGTACGAGCTCCTCTCAGCCGTCAATTTGGTCTTTCTGAGCAACACAAACACCGAGCACCTTGACTCCCCGGTCACCTTTGCCTTCTCCCACCCT ATGAAGACGCCCGGACCGCGGCAGGGGCTGGTGTGTGCATTCTGGAAGAGTGACGACAGGGGCGGAGGGCACTGGAACACCACGGGCTGCTGGACCCGGGGCACCAGTAATGACAGCACCACGTGCCAGTGCAGCCACCTGAGCAGCTTTGCCGTCCTCATGGCCCACTATGACATAGAG GACCCGAAGCTGGCCCTGATCACCAAGGTGGGGCTGGCGCTGTCGCTAGTCTGCCTGCTGCTATGCATTCTCACCTTCCTGCTGGTGCGGCCCATCCAGGGCTCGCGCACCACCGTGCACCTGCATCTCTGCATCTGCCTCTTCGTGGGCTCCGCCATCTTCCTGGCGGGCATCGAGAACGAAGGCGGCCAG gTGGGGCTGCGCTGCCGCCTGGTGGCCGGACTGTTGCACTACTGCTTCCTGGCCGCTTTCTGCTGGATGAGCCTCGAGGGACTGGAGCTCTACTTCCTGGTGGTGCGCGTGTTCCACGGCCAGGGCCTGAGCAAGTGCTGGCTCTACCTGATCGGCTATGGGGTGCCCCTGCTCATCGTGGCCATCTCGGCGGCCGTCAGACACGAGCACTACGGCCGCTCCCTCTA TTGCTGGTTGGACCCAGAAGATGGCTTCCTCTGGAGCTTCCTGGGACCTGTGATCTTCATCGTTCTG TTCAATGCTGTCATCTTCGTGACTACTGTCTGGAAACTCACGCAGAAGTTTTCTGAGATCAACCCAGACATGAAGAAACTTAAGAAGGCCAG GGTGCTGACCATCACGGCTGTTGCTCAGCTCTTTCTGCTGGGCAGCACCTGGGTCTTCGGCCTGTTCCTCTTTAACCCACACAGCTGGGTGCTGTCCTACACCTTCACCGTCCTCAACTGCCTGCAAggcttcttcctcttcatcttccaCTGCCTGCTCAACAAGAAG GTGAGGGAGGAGTACCGGAAGTGGGCCGGCTGGGTCACCGGGAACAGGTACTCGGAGTTCACCACCTCCTCATCCAACCAGACTCAG GCCCACAGGCCTTCGGAGTCCGGCATGTGA
- the ADGRE5 gene encoding adhesion G protein-coupled receptor E5 isoform X3 has product MGGTGHSVFFLLYVLCVLWTLFEAESQKTSDCARWCPLNSRCVNATACRCSPGFTSLSGDIFTNLLENCDDINECGPPLAVSCGKFADCQNTEGSYHCECSPGYQLASGAKTFKNESENTCQDVNECTSGQNPCHNTTHCLNNIGSYECRCRPGWKPIPGSPNGPNNTVCEDVDECSFRPPVCHNSTVCVNTVGSYRCRCRRGWELKPGFQNKQMNTTCQEMSFPAWTEPPGIKSQRLSNFFKKVQVLRRDFKPALAQDTIQNLITSVDELLEVPSDLDALALPERHKMATHLLSELERVLRTLAKAMPGASFTYRSPLNTELSLMIQEQGDGYTTIGQSHARMLLDWAVAAAARDSDPTVMGILSSWKMQKLLANASLELDPETKAKLKDLHQSPVRGAQYELLSAVNLVFLSNTNTEHLDSPVTFAFSHPMKTPGPRQGLVCAFWKSDDRGGGHWNTTGCWTRGTSNDSTTCQCSHLSSFAVLMAHYDIEDPKLALITKVGLALSLVCLLLCILTFLLVRPIQGSRTTVHLHLCICLFVGSAIFLAGIENEGGQVGLRCRLVAGLLHYCFLAAFCWMSLEGLELYFLVVRVFHGQGLSKCWLYLIGYGVPLLIVAISAAVRHEHYGRSLYCWLDPEDGFLWSFLGPVIFIVLFNAVIFVTTVWKLTQKFSEINPDMKKLKKARVLTITAVAQLFLLGSTWVFGLFLFNPHSWVLSYTFTVLNCLQGFFLFIFHCLLNKKVREEYRKWAGWVTGNRYSEFTTSSSNQTQAHRPSESGM; this is encoded by the exons ATGGGAGGCACCGGCCACAGCGTCTTTTTCCTCCTTTACG TGCTGTGTGTCTTGTGGACCCTGTTCGAAGCTGAATCCCAGAAAACCAGTG ACTGTGCTCGCTGGTGCCCCCTGAACTCCAGATGTGTCAACGCCACGGCCTGTCGCTGCTCTCCGGGGTTCACTTCTTTATCTGGGGACATCTTCACCAACCTCTTGGAGAATTGTGATG ACATCAATGAGTGTGGGCCACCCTTGGCAGTGTCCTGTGGAAAATTTGCAGACTGCCAGAACACAGAGGGGAGCTACCACTGCGAATGCAGCCCTGGATACCAGCTTGCTTCTGGGGCAAAAACGTTCAAGAATGAGAGTGAGAACACGTGTCAAG ATGTGAATGAATGTACCTCGGGGCAAAACCCGTGCCACAACACCACCCACTGCCTCAACAACATTGGGAGCTATGAGTGCCGCTGCCGCCCTGGCTGGAAGCCCATTCCTGGGTCCCCCAATGGCCCAAACAACACCGTCTGTGAAG ATGTGGACGAGTGCAGCTTCCGGCCGCCTGTGTGCCACAACTCCACCGTCTGCGTCAACACTGTGGGCTCATACAGGTGCCGCTGCCGCCGCGGCTGGGAGCTCAAACCCGGATtccagaataagcaaatgaaCACCACCTGTCAAG AGATGTCCTTCCCTGCCTGGACCGAACCCCCTGGAATCAAGAGCCAG aGACTCTccaacttctttaaaaaagtccAAGTTCTGCGCAGAGACTTCAAGCCGGCCTTGGCTCAGGACACCATCCAG AACCTCATCACGTCAGTGGATGAGCTGCTGGAAGTCCCCAGTGACCTGGACGCCTTGGCCCTGCCTGAAAGGCACAAGATggccacccacctcctctctgagcTTGAAAGAGTCCTAAGGACCTTGGCCAAGGCcatgcctggagcctccttcaccTACCGTTCCCCTTTGAACACAG AGCTGTCCCTGATGATCCAGGAGCAAGGGGACGGATACACCACCATAGGCCAGAGCCATGCACGGATGCTGCTGGACTGGGCTGTGGCAGCCGCAGCCAGGGACTCAG ACCCTACCGTGATGGGCATCCTCTCCAGCTGGAAAATGCAGAAATTGCTGGCCAACGCCTCCTTGGAGTTGGACCCTGAGACGAAAGCTAAGCTAAAAGATCTCCACCAAAGTCCTGTCCGTGGCGCCCAGTACGAGCTCCTCTCAGCCGTCAATTTGGTCTTTCTGAGCAACACAAACACCGAGCACCTTGACTCCCCGGTCACCTTTGCCTTCTCCCACCCT ATGAAGACGCCCGGACCGCGGCAGGGGCTGGTGTGTGCATTCTGGAAGAGTGACGACAGGGGCGGAGGGCACTGGAACACCACGGGCTGCTGGACCCGGGGCACCAGTAATGACAGCACCACGTGCCAGTGCAGCCACCTGAGCAGCTTTGCCGTCCTCATGGCCCACTATGACATAGAG GACCCGAAGCTGGCCCTGATCACCAAGGTGGGGCTGGCGCTGTCGCTAGTCTGCCTGCTGCTATGCATTCTCACCTTCCTGCTGGTGCGGCCCATCCAGGGCTCGCGCACCACCGTGCACCTGCATCTCTGCATCTGCCTCTTCGTGGGCTCCGCCATCTTCCTGGCGGGCATCGAGAACGAAGGCGGCCAG gTGGGGCTGCGCTGCCGCCTGGTGGCCGGACTGTTGCACTACTGCTTCCTGGCCGCTTTCTGCTGGATGAGCCTCGAGGGACTGGAGCTCTACTTCCTGGTGGTGCGCGTGTTCCACGGCCAGGGCCTGAGCAAGTGCTGGCTCTACCTGATCGGCTATGGGGTGCCCCTGCTCATCGTGGCCATCTCGGCGGCCGTCAGACACGAGCACTACGGCCGCTCCCTCTA TTGCTGGTTGGACCCAGAAGATGGCTTCCTCTGGAGCTTCCTGGGACCTGTGATCTTCATCGTTCTG TTCAATGCTGTCATCTTCGTGACTACTGTCTGGAAACTCACGCAGAAGTTTTCTGAGATCAACCCAGACATGAAGAAACTTAAGAAGGCCAG GGTGCTGACCATCACGGCTGTTGCTCAGCTCTTTCTGCTGGGCAGCACCTGGGTCTTCGGCCTGTTCCTCTTTAACCCACACAGCTGGGTGCTGTCCTACACCTTCACCGTCCTCAACTGCCTGCAAggcttcttcctcttcatcttccaCTGCCTGCTCAACAAGAAG GTGAGGGAGGAGTACCGGAAGTGGGCCGGCTGGGTCACCGGGAACAGGTACTCGGAGTTCACCACCTCCTCATCCAACCAGACTCAG GCCCACAGGCCTTCGGAGTCCGGCATGTGA